From a single Paraburkholderia youngii genomic region:
- a CDS encoding ATP-binding cassette domain-containing protein produces the protein MSLLELRGVSRHFGAIQALIDVTLSLEPGEVVGLMGDNGAGKSTLVKVVAGNFPPSHGDILIDGNPVHFNKPIDARTRGIEVVYQDLALCDNLTAAANVFLGRELRIGFGPIRVLDHATMYRRAGDLFKQLKSETRPRDLVRQMSGGQRQAVAIARTRLSEARLVLMDEPTAAISVRQVAEVLDLIKRLSEHGIAVILISHRMPDVFAVAHRVVVMRRGRKVADKKTETSSPEEVTGLITGAIAAA, from the coding sequence ATGAGTCTTCTCGAGCTCAGAGGCGTTTCCAGACATTTCGGCGCCATTCAGGCCCTGATCGACGTGACGCTCAGCCTGGAGCCAGGCGAGGTGGTCGGGCTCATGGGCGATAACGGGGCCGGGAAATCGACATTGGTGAAGGTGGTCGCCGGCAACTTTCCGCCTTCGCACGGTGACATTCTCATCGATGGAAATCCCGTGCATTTCAACAAGCCGATCGACGCCCGCACGCGCGGCATCGAGGTCGTCTATCAGGACCTCGCGCTTTGCGACAATCTAACGGCAGCCGCCAACGTCTTCCTTGGCCGCGAACTGCGGATCGGGTTCGGACCTATCCGCGTGCTCGATCACGCGACCATGTATCGGCGTGCGGGTGATCTGTTCAAGCAACTGAAGTCCGAGACGCGCCCGCGCGACCTCGTCAGGCAAATGTCGGGAGGGCAGCGGCAAGCGGTGGCCATCGCCCGCACGCGCCTCTCCGAAGCGAGGCTCGTCCTCATGGACGAGCCGACCGCCGCGATCAGCGTCCGCCAGGTCGCCGAGGTGCTTGATCTCATCAAACGCCTGTCCGAACACGGTATCGCCGTCATCCTCATCAGCCACCGCATGCCTGACGTATTCGCCGTCGCCCACCGGGTGGTTGTCATGCGGCGCGGGCGCAAGGTCGCGGACAAGAAGACCGAAACGTCCTCCCCGGAAGAGGTGACTGGTCTCATCACCGGCGCCATCGCCGCTGCCTGA
- a CDS encoding TIGR03118 family protein — MSLISRGLKAAVIVLAAGFTIGHAAADDAYVVKPLVSNVAGAAPKVDGVLQNAWGIAFSPAGSPFWINDNATGCSTLYDGEGTKVTTLQVAIPLPGNVIPAGACHPVLPKSPPNPTPAAPTGIVWNPSSAFLVPGTKIPAIFIFATEDGTISAWAGGLNPANNAVIAVDNSSNPSAASGAVYKALVFGVNAQGGFLFATNFRSGRIDVFGPNGSDGLFTPATTDGGFVDPNIPAGYAPFGIANIDGDLFVTYAKQNKEKHDDDAGRGRGFVDVFDTDGHLLRRFASRGTLDSPWGITRASFAFGRFSGKILIGNFGDGRINVFDNDGGFVDQLENEFGNPLAIDGLWTLTLGGGRNSSPDTLYFSAGPNKETNGLFGIIAPASGSRERVADH; from the coding sequence ATGTCTCTGATCTCGCGTGGTCTCAAGGCGGCTGTGATTGTGCTCGCCGCCGGTTTCACAATCGGGCATGCCGCTGCTGATGATGCCTATGTCGTCAAACCGCTCGTGTCCAACGTGGCAGGCGCTGCCCCGAAGGTCGACGGTGTTTTGCAGAACGCCTGGGGTATTGCCTTTAGTCCGGCAGGAAGTCCATTCTGGATCAACGACAATGCCACCGGCTGCTCCACGCTGTATGACGGCGAGGGGACCAAGGTGACGACGCTGCAGGTCGCCATTCCGCTGCCAGGCAACGTGATACCGGCTGGCGCTTGTCATCCCGTCCTTCCGAAGTCTCCACCGAATCCCACGCCCGCGGCGCCAACCGGGATTGTATGGAATCCTTCGTCTGCGTTTCTCGTGCCAGGTACCAAGATCCCGGCCATATTCATCTTCGCAACTGAAGATGGCACGATTTCCGCTTGGGCCGGTGGGTTGAATCCGGCGAACAACGCCGTGATCGCGGTCGATAACTCGTCCAATCCCTCCGCCGCCAGTGGGGCTGTCTACAAGGCGCTCGTCTTCGGAGTGAATGCGCAAGGCGGATTCCTGTTTGCGACGAACTTCCGTTCGGGTCGGATCGATGTATTTGGGCCGAACGGTTCAGACGGCCTGTTCACGCCTGCGACGACCGACGGCGGCTTCGTCGACCCGAACATCCCAGCCGGCTATGCGCCGTTTGGCATCGCGAACATCGATGGGGATCTTTTCGTCACCTACGCAAAGCAGAACAAAGAGAAGCACGACGACGATGCAGGACGCGGTCGTGGATTCGTCGATGTATTCGATACCGACGGCCACCTGCTGCGTCGCTTTGCAAGCCGAGGGACGCTCGACTCGCCGTGGGGTATCACGCGCGCATCGTTTGCGTTCGGCCGCTTCAGCGGCAAGATTCTCATTGGCAACTTCGGCGATGGTCGAATCAATGTCTTCGACAATGACGGCGGGTTCGTCGATCAGTTGGAGAATGAGTTCGGCAATCCACTGGCAATCGACGGGCTGTGGACTCTGACACTCGGTGGCGGCCGCAATTCGAGCCCGGACACGCTGTACTTCTCGGCCGGTCCTAACAAGGAGACAAATGGACTTTTCGGGATCATCGCTCCGGCAAGCGGCTCCAGGGAGCGAGTCGCGGACCATTGA